In Acidobacteriota bacterium, one genomic interval encodes:
- a CDS encoding tetratricopeptide repeat protein: MTHLHLTRELLDAILDGRRNPGDLVPVVMAHLFDLCPACNEAFQEWQDSLVDTPPQNLDEALARVRERSQQLISGVEHEVQASRKRVFDLLALPQQDRLETISSAGSEYRGLALASLLIDQCRESLPAYPKRSLACAELAKAVLEHSDFGLLAVELYARAVAYTANAWRIQAKLGEAATAMQDARFLLKSNGGGDRLVKAELDNLEGLLRVYQRQMPEAIRLLRRAVFGYRGAGLEHEALRSSLNLALAYRHAGEIEEAVKLLKGIEQSLEGADSPLLSFARHNLAYALCEAGEYHDARARLELLRADEFLKDPVSLLRGLWVEGRISTGLEEYDKAEQQLREAAYGFAAEELPYEHALVNLDLALVYLQQQKIGQVHQLAQELVASFRDWGIQREAVAAAMLFEESVRLGQITLALIEQLTRYFEQAERNPSVPFDFGS; encoded by the coding sequence ATGACGCATCTTCATCTCACCCGAGAGCTACTGGACGCAATCCTCGATGGTCGCCGAAATCCAGGCGATTTGGTGCCGGTGGTTATGGCGCATCTCTTCGACCTTTGCCCCGCCTGCAACGAGGCCTTTCAGGAGTGGCAAGATAGCCTCGTCGATACACCACCGCAGAACCTGGACGAGGCGCTGGCGAGGGTTCGAGAGCGCAGCCAGCAGCTCATCAGCGGGGTTGAGCATGAGGTGCAGGCGAGCCGGAAAAGGGTTTTCGATCTCCTCGCCTTGCCCCAACAGGATCGCCTCGAGACCATCAGTAGCGCCGGTAGCGAGTATCGTGGCCTCGCCTTGGCGAGCCTTCTCATTGACCAATGTCGAGAAAGCCTTCCGGCCTATCCAAAGAGATCTCTGGCCTGTGCCGAGCTAGCCAAAGCGGTATTGGAGCACAGCGACTTCGGTCTCTTGGCGGTCGAGCTCTATGCCCGAGCCGTTGCCTACACAGCCAACGCTTGGCGAATCCAGGCCAAGCTTGGTGAGGCCGCTACCGCGATGCAAGATGCTCGCTTCTTGCTGAAAAGCAATGGCGGTGGTGATCGACTGGTGAAGGCAGAGCTCGACAACCTCGAAGGACTTCTCCGGGTCTATCAGCGGCAGATGCCAGAAGCGATCCGGCTTCTTCGACGTGCTGTATTCGGCTATCGGGGTGCGGGGTTGGAGCACGAGGCCCTCCGCAGCTCCCTGAACCTCGCTCTCGCCTATCGTCATGCCGGCGAAATCGAAGAGGCCGTGAAGCTTCTCAAGGGCATCGAGCAGAGCCTGGAAGGCGCAGACTCGCCGCTGCTCAGCTTCGCGCGCCACAATTTGGCGTATGCGCTTTGCGAGGCCGGTGAGTACCACGACGCCCGCGCGCGCCTTGAGCTTCTACGCGCCGATGAATTCCTGAAGGATCCGGTCAGCCTGCTGCGCGGCCTTTGGGTCGAAGGCCGTATCAGCACTGGCCTGGAGGAGTACGACAAGGCAGAGCAGCAGCTCCGGGAAGCCGCCTATGGATTCGCGGCAGAAGAGCTTCCCTACGAGCACGCTTTGGTCAATCTAGATCTCGCTTTAGTCTACCTTCAGCAGCAAAAGATTGGTCAGGTCCACCAGCTCGCCCAGGAGCTGGTGGCCAGTTTCCGGGATTGGGGGATCCAGCGCGAAGCCGTGGCGGCGGCGATGCTGTTCGAGGAATCCGTGCGTTTGGGGCAGATCACCCTGGCCCTCATCGAGCAGCTCACCCGCTATTTCGAGCAGGCGGAACGCAACCCGTCGGTGCCCTTCGACTTCGGAAGCTAG
- a CDS encoding DUF6503 family protein, which yields MVWTPDKTLARYRTLDGQAFWNLLIAIVLLVTVIVGASARAEPPTPQELLDRSIVYHDPDGRFLTESHRLVFAESRPNGPDRRTEALIDVAGERFEIVRRGEHTVAGVWAPDTCEMTLDGRSEVTAAEREEHHPTCERLTLLRNYYTYLWGLPMKLRDPGTQLGRVTATTLKGPGSAPALPVYDLRVTYEEEVGGDIWYFYFDRETYALVGYRFYHDEAKNDGEVIYLDGEVAAVGLRLPKARTWYTHEDDKLLGTDTLLEVRK from the coding sequence ATGGTCTGGACCCCTGATAAGACACTCGCTCGCTATAGGACTCTCGACGGCCAGGCTTTCTGGAACCTGCTGATTGCCATCGTCTTGCTGGTAACCGTTATCGTCGGAGCTTCAGCCCGGGCCGAGCCACCCACCCCCCAGGAGCTCCTCGACCGCTCCATCGTCTACCACGATCCAGACGGCCGCTTCCTCACCGAGTCCCACCGGCTGGTCTTTGCCGAGAGTCGCCCCAATGGGCCTGACCGGCGCACGGAGGCCCTAATCGACGTGGCGGGGGAGCGCTTCGAGATCGTGCGGAGAGGGGAACACACGGTGGCAGGAGTGTGGGCTCCGGATACTTGCGAGATGACCCTGGATGGCCGCTCAGAGGTGACTGCGGCGGAGCGGGAGGAGCATCATCCGACCTGTGAGCGCCTCACTTTGCTGAGGAACTACTACACCTACCTCTGGGGGCTACCCATGAAGCTGCGGGATCCCGGCACCCAGCTCGGTCGCGTCACGGCGACGACCCTCAAAGGCCCGGGATCGGCTCCAGCGCTGCCGGTCTATGATCTCCGAGTGACCTACGAGGAGGAGGTGGGGGGGGATATCTGGTACTTCTACTTCGACCGCGAGACCTACGCCTTGGTGGGCTACCGCTTCTACCACGACGAGGCCAAGAACGACGGCGAAGTGATCTACCTCGATGGCGAGGTGGCGGCGGTCGGCCTGCGGCTCCCGAAGGCCCGTACCTGGTACACCCACGAGGACGACAAGCTGCTGGGAACGGACACCTTGTTGGAGGTGAGGAAGTAG
- a CDS encoding DUF4287 domain-containing protein, producing the protein MAQSPEEMAQSMIANLEEKTGRNLDSWLQLLSTAGLAKHGQIVKHLKAEHGVTHGYANLIAHKYLAQDSPPAAEEDLVAAQYAGPKAGLLPIYEALIAAVEGLGDDVTLAPKKAYVSLRRSKQFALIQPSTRTRVDLGLKLPGVDPAGRLEASGSFNAMVSHRVRLESAEEVDDEVTAWLQQAYEQA; encoded by the coding sequence ATGGCTCAGAGCCCGGAAGAGATGGCGCAGTCGATGATCGCCAACCTGGAGGAGAAGACCGGCCGGAACCTCGATAGCTGGCTGCAGCTGCTGAGCACGGCGGGTCTCGCCAAGCACGGCCAGATCGTCAAGCACCTCAAGGCCGAGCACGGCGTGACCCACGGCTACGCCAACCTCATCGCCCACAAATACCTCGCTCAGGATTCGCCTCCCGCCGCCGAGGAGGATCTGGTGGCGGCCCAATACGCTGGACCCAAAGCCGGGCTCCTGCCCATCTACGAGGCCCTCATCGCCGCCGTCGAGGGCCTGGGCGATGACGTCACCCTGGCACCGAAGAAGGCCTACGTCAGCCTCCGTCGCAGCAAACAATTCGCCCTCATCCAACCCTCCACCCGCACCCGGGTGGATCTCGGCCTCAAGCTACCGGGCGTCGATCCCGCCGGACGCCTGGAGGCCTCCGGCAGCTTCAACGCCATGGTCAGCCACCGCGTGCGCCTCGAATCCGCCGAGGAAGTGGACGACGAGGTCACCGCCTGGCTGCAGCAGGCTTACGAGCAAGCCTGA
- a CDS encoding PIN domain-containing protein, which translates to MSTRVLIDTSVWIEFFRRSEGALGDTVLQLLDEDRIVLCGMVELELLQGARPREQRMLEDLLGALGYVETDRQDYSDAGQQLARLRRKGITVPASDGLIATLCLRHRCQLLTLDAHFDYFPAVQRLPV; encoded by the coding sequence ATGAGTACTAGGGTCCTCATCGACACTTCGGTCTGGATCGAATTCTTCCGCCGCAGCGAAGGTGCATTGGGAGATACGGTTCTTCAGCTTCTAGACGAAGACCGGATTGTTTTGTGCGGAATGGTGGAGCTTGAACTGCTCCAGGGAGCTCGTCCCCGGGAGCAGCGAATGTTGGAAGATCTGCTTGGCGCTCTCGGCTATGTGGAGACAGATCGTCAGGACTACAGCGACGCAGGTCAGCAGCTTGCAAGATTACGACGCAAAGGCATCACCGTACCTGCCAGCGATGGCCTCATCGCGACGCTCTGCCTACGTCACCGCTGCCAACTGCTGACCCTCGATGCTCACTTTGATTATTTTCCTGCGGTACAGCGACTACCAGTCTAG
- a CDS encoding type II toxin-antitoxin system VapB family antitoxin, whose translation MRTTITIDDGIFDELMDLTEAKTRTEAINLALSEWIRRKKIEKLKALRGKLPLEGNLEDFRLLEVAEAESSYEY comes from the coding sequence ATGCGCACTACGATCACCATCGACGACGGAATCTTTGATGAACTGATGGACTTGACAGAGGCCAAGACAAGGACCGAGGCGATCAATCTGGCGCTTTCCGAGTGGATCCGCCGAAAGAAGATCGAGAAGCTCAAGGCCTTGCGGGGAAAACTACCTCTGGAAGGCAACTTGGAAGACTTTCGCCTACTCGAGGTAGCCGAGGCAGAGTCATCGTATGAGTACTAG